The Pirellulales bacterium genome has a window encoding:
- a CDS encoding glycine C-acetyltransferase, whose protein sequence is MYGAIQQHLARQIDEIRQAGLYKNERQLTSPQQAHVAVAEGQVLNLCANNYLGLADHPEVVAVAHQALDQWGYGLASVRFICGTQAQHKLLEQRLSEFLGTEDTVLYSSCFDANGGLFETLLGPEDAVISDELNHASIIDGIRLSKAQRFRYRNNDMGDLEAKLREARSARFRLIATDGVFSMDGIIANLPGTCALADRHDALVMVDDSHAVGVLGPEGRGSHDHHGLVGRIDILTGTLGKALGGASGGYTSGRREIVELLRQRSRPYLFSNSLAPPIVGASLAVLELLKTSSDLRDRLRDNTRFFRQGLIERGFQIVPGEHPIVPIMLGDAALAGRMAEALLARGIYVIGFSYPVVPQGKARIRVQLSAAHAHADLVQALDAFAEVKDSLGI, encoded by the coding sequence ATGTACGGCGCCATCCAACAGCACCTTGCCCGGCAAATCGACGAAATCCGCCAGGCCGGACTTTATAAAAACGAACGCCAGCTCACGTCGCCGCAACAGGCGCACGTGGCCGTGGCCGAGGGCCAGGTGCTGAACTTGTGCGCCAACAACTACCTCGGCCTGGCCGATCATCCGGAGGTCGTCGCCGTGGCGCACCAGGCTCTCGACCAGTGGGGCTACGGCCTCGCTTCGGTCCGCTTTATCTGCGGCACGCAAGCGCAGCACAAACTGTTGGAGCAGCGGCTTTCAGAGTTCCTCGGCACGGAAGACACGGTACTCTACTCCTCCTGCTTCGACGCCAACGGCGGTCTGTTCGAGACGCTGTTGGGGCCCGAAGACGCGGTGATTTCCGACGAGCTGAACCACGCTTCGATCATCGACGGCATCCGGCTCTCGAAGGCACAGCGGTTCCGCTATCGCAACAACGACATGGGCGATCTGGAAGCGAAGCTCCGCGAGGCACGGTCGGCCCGCTTTCGACTGATCGCCACCGACGGCGTGTTTTCGATGGACGGCATTATTGCGAACCTGCCCGGCACCTGCGCGCTGGCCGACCGCCACGACGCCCTGGTGATGGTCGACGATTCGCACGCCGTGGGCGTCTTGGGGCCGGAGGGCCGCGGCAGCCACGACCATCACGGCCTCGTGGGGCGGATCGATATTCTCACGGGCACGCTGGGCAAGGCCTTGGGCGGCGCCAGCGGCGGCTATACCAGCGGCCGGCGCGAGATTGTGGAGTTGTTGCGGCAGCGGTCGCGGCCTTACTTGTTCTCGAACTCGCTGGCCCCGCCGATCGTCGGCGCGTCGCTGGCGGTGCTGGAATTGTTGAAGACGTCGAGCGATTTGCGCGACCGGCTGCGCGACAACACTCGCTTCTTTCGCCAAGGGCTGATCGAGCGGGGCTTTCAGATCGTGCCGGGCGAGCACCCGATCGTGCCGATTATGCTGGGCGATGCCGCGCTTGCCGGCCGCATGGCAGAGGCACTTTTGGCGCGCGGCATCTACGTGATCGGGTTTTCTTACCCGGTGGTTCCACAGGGAAAGGCGCGCATTCGAGTGCAGCTTTCGGCGGCCCATGCCCACGCCGATCTGGTGCAGGCACTCGACGCCTTCGCGGAAGTCAAGGATTCGCTGGGAATCTGA